One stretch of Pseudoxanthomonas sp. Root65 DNA includes these proteins:
- a CDS encoding zinc-dependent alcohol dehydrogenase family protein, which translates to MKMKDSMKAMVLSRFGGADAFEMRDVLVPDVGPRQVRVRIHATAVNPLDYQIRRGDYVDHVPLPAIIGHDVSGVIEEVGSHVTEFAVGDEVYYTPRIFGGAGSYAEQHVADVELVGLKPTNLTHLEAASLTLAGGTVWEAFVTRAQLAVGETILIHGGAGGVGTLAIQVAKAIGARVITTARATDHAFVRSLGADEAIDFMTDDYVEAVATITRGRGVNVVFDTIGGDTLARSPLVLADAGRVVSLVDIAQPQNLIEAWGRNASYHFVFTRQNRGKLDALTALVERGQVKPVIGAVLPLARIGEAHALLENPGPYALRGKVAIDVVGQTVSLPAGSTPSATVA; encoded by the coding sequence ATGAAGATGAAAGACTCGATGAAAGCCATGGTGCTCAGCCGCTTCGGTGGAGCCGATGCGTTCGAAATGCGCGATGTGCTGGTACCGGACGTTGGTCCCCGCCAGGTGCGCGTGCGCATCCATGCGACTGCCGTCAATCCGCTCGACTACCAGATCCGGCGCGGCGACTACGTCGATCACGTGCCGCTTCCTGCGATCATCGGTCACGATGTCTCCGGCGTGATCGAAGAAGTCGGCTCGCATGTGACCGAGTTCGCCGTGGGCGACGAGGTGTACTACACCCCCAGGATCTTCGGCGGCGCCGGTTCCTACGCCGAGCAGCATGTTGCCGACGTGGAGCTGGTGGGCCTCAAGCCCACGAACCTCACCCACCTGGAAGCGGCCAGCCTGACGCTCGCTGGCGGAACGGTGTGGGAAGCGTTCGTGACGCGCGCGCAGCTCGCCGTGGGCGAGACGATCCTGATCCATGGCGGTGCGGGTGGCGTCGGCACCCTTGCGATCCAGGTCGCGAAGGCCATCGGCGCACGGGTCATCACGACCGCACGTGCCACTGATCACGCGTTCGTGCGTTCGCTCGGCGCGGACGAGGCAATCGACTTCATGACCGACGACTACGTGGAAGCCGTCGCCACGATCACCCGGGGACGTGGCGTCAACGTCGTCTTCGACACGATCGGCGGCGATACGCTGGCCAGGAGCCCGCTGGTGCTCGCCGACGCCGGGCGCGTCGTCAGCCTTGTGGACATCGCGCAGCCGCAGAACCTCATCGAAGCCTGGGGCCGGAATGCCAGCTACCATTTCGTCTTCACCCGCCAGAATCGCGGAAAGCTTGACGCGCTGACGGCACTGGTCGAACGCGGCCAGGTGAAGCCGGTCATCGGCGCGGTCCTGCCGCTTGCGCGCATCGGCGAGGCGCATGCGTTGCTGGAGAACCCCGGCCCCTACGCGCTGCGCGGCAAGGTCGCCATCGATGTAGTGGGGCAGACGGTCTCACTGCCGGCCGGCTCTACGCCGTCCGCCACAGTTGCTTGA
- a CDS encoding LysR family transcriptional regulator: MDFSDLTLFVRIARMANISAAARDLGITPAAASARLAAFEKGLGARLIHRTTRSATLTEDGRAFLPHAEHLLEAADIARGALGREQAAPSGVLRIAAPASFARMHIVPGLPDFTDRYPDLRLDMRVSDSVVDLVEGGFDVAVRYAELKDSSFIAKRIAPDRRVLVASPRYIERHGAPRSPEELDAHRCLVVGTLDLWTFRNAAGEVFAKRVAPALRINDGGAVRDAAADGLGIALMATWCAADELRAGTLVPVLRDFPLVSTQTLWAIYPSSRELAPKVRTFIAWLIERFGPEPYWDHGLPI; encoded by the coding sequence ATGGACTTCAGCGATTTGACCCTGTTCGTGCGGATCGCCCGAATGGCCAACATCAGTGCCGCGGCGCGGGATCTGGGCATCACGCCGGCGGCGGCGAGCGCTCGTCTTGCCGCATTTGAAAAGGGACTCGGCGCGCGGCTCATCCATCGCACGACGCGGTCGGCCACCCTGACGGAGGACGGCCGCGCATTCCTGCCCCATGCCGAACATCTGCTGGAGGCCGCCGACATCGCCCGGGGCGCGCTGGGCCGTGAGCAAGCCGCGCCGAGCGGCGTACTCAGGATTGCGGCGCCTGCGTCGTTCGCGCGGATGCACATCGTGCCGGGGTTGCCCGATTTCACCGACCGCTATCCCGATCTCAGGCTCGACATGCGTGTCTCCGACAGTGTGGTCGACCTGGTGGAGGGCGGTTTTGATGTGGCCGTTCGATATGCGGAACTGAAGGATTCGTCGTTCATCGCCAAGCGGATCGCACCCGACCGGCGTGTCCTGGTGGCATCGCCACGTTATATCGAACGCCACGGCGCGCCTAGATCGCCGGAAGAACTGGATGCGCACAGGTGCCTCGTGGTCGGCACGCTCGACCTGTGGACATTCCGGAACGCCGCCGGCGAGGTGTTCGCAAAGCGGGTAGCGCCTGCATTGCGTATCAACGATGGCGGGGCGGTGCGCGACGCGGCAGCCGACGGACTGGGTATCGCCCTGATGGCTACCTGGTGTGCGGCCGACGAGCTACGCGCGGGGACACTGGTGCCCGTCCTTCGCGACTTCCCGCTGGTGTCCACACAGACGCTGTGGGCGATCTATCCAAGCTCGCGCGAACTGGCACCGAAGGTACGCACCTTCATCGCCTGGCTGATCGAACGGTTCGGGCCCGAGCCCTATTGGGACCACGGGCTGCCGATCTGA
- a CDS encoding amidohydrolase → MKVRLALMALVLSGVTSGHAAETSAGADLIVYNAKIHTGTKSQPEASALAVKGGRIYSVGSDTDILGLKGDKTRVVDAGQRRLIPGIHDAHTHVLNERGYNYVTRWDGVPTLKRALAMLSEQAKRTPEGHWVKVIGGWAPYQFEENRFPTLEELRKAVPDRPLIVQYAYNRAFLNDLAMKAFGVGTEKFPTPPGTEFEKDASGNFTGVVHGFTFTFIPLEFMVPQPSFEEQVSSITNAIHDLNRFGITSIVDAAPLIGYPAGHAPIRTLIEEDRLNVRFPFIDLQFGDESSASLVDAEINAVTRKSPISAGQNLHPTMGHGHEYEGAGELLRMEVHDHENFDRPAVIIDPELMRTRMEEDIGKLVRHGIPFRMHVSYNENISPFLDAIESVDRKTPLDGLRWSIEHAETISPENIARVKKLGGGIALDTKMASHGDGFVATYGREKAWYTPRLRTLVDSGVPLAMTTDAFRASTFNPWIGISWMTTGKSVSGSRILAPDNVLTRAEALALFTTGAAWFVQQEDEMGKIAPGHLADFALLDKDYFTVPEDQIKTISSVLTVVDGRVVFGAQAFTGLAPPLPPTLPVWSPVKYFGGHHPVK, encoded by the coding sequence GTGAAAGTCCGACTTGCCCTGATGGCCCTCGTGCTGTCCGGCGTTACCAGCGGCCACGCCGCAGAAACTAGCGCCGGCGCCGACCTGATCGTCTACAACGCGAAAATCCATACGGGCACGAAGTCGCAGCCGGAAGCCTCCGCGCTTGCGGTGAAAGGAGGCCGCATCTATTCGGTAGGTTCCGACACGGACATCCTGGGCCTGAAGGGAGACAAGACGCGTGTGGTGGATGCGGGGCAGAGGCGCCTGATTCCGGGCATCCATGATGCGCACACCCATGTCCTCAACGAGAGGGGTTACAACTACGTCACGCGATGGGACGGCGTTCCCACCCTCAAGCGTGCGCTCGCCATGTTGAGCGAGCAGGCAAAACGTACCCCGGAGGGACACTGGGTGAAAGTGATCGGCGGGTGGGCGCCGTATCAGTTCGAGGAAAATCGGTTTCCTACCTTGGAAGAGTTGCGCAAGGCCGTCCCAGACCGGCCGCTGATCGTACAGTACGCCTACAACCGTGCGTTCCTGAACGATCTGGCGATGAAGGCCTTCGGCGTGGGAACCGAGAAGTTCCCGACGCCACCGGGTACCGAGTTCGAGAAGGACGCGAGCGGCAATTTCACCGGCGTCGTCCACGGCTTCACCTTCACCTTCATCCCGCTCGAATTCATGGTGCCCCAGCCTTCCTTCGAGGAACAGGTGAGCTCCATCACCAACGCCATCCATGACCTCAATCGCTTCGGCATCACCTCCATCGTCGATGCGGCCCCGTTGATCGGCTATCCCGCGGGGCATGCGCCGATACGGACGCTGATTGAGGAGGACCGCCTCAACGTGCGCTTCCCGTTCATCGATCTGCAGTTCGGCGACGAAAGCAGCGCCAGCCTGGTGGACGCGGAGATCAATGCGGTCACCCGGAAATCGCCGATCAGTGCGGGTCAGAACCTGCATCCCACGATGGGCCATGGCCATGAGTACGAGGGCGCCGGGGAACTGCTCCGTATGGAAGTGCACGATCACGAGAACTTCGACAGGCCGGCCGTCATCATCGATCCCGAGCTCATGCGGACGAGGATGGAGGAGGACATCGGCAAGCTGGTCCGCCATGGCATTCCGTTCCGCATGCATGTCAGCTACAACGAGAACATATCGCCGTTTCTCGATGCCATCGAGAGTGTCGATCGCAAGACGCCGCTGGATGGGCTGCGCTGGAGCATCGAGCACGCCGAAACGATCTCGCCGGAGAACATCGCGCGGGTCAAGAAACTCGGTGGGGGCATCGCCCTGGATACGAAGATGGCCTCCCACGGCGATGGATTCGTAGCGACCTACGGGCGCGAGAAGGCCTGGTATACGCCGCGACTGCGGACGCTGGTCGATAGCGGGGTTCCGCTGGCGATGACGACGGATGCCTTCCGTGCGTCCACCTTCAACCCTTGGATCGGCATCAGTTGGATGACCACGGGCAAGTCGGTATCGGGCTCGCGGATTCTTGCGCCCGACAATGTCCTGACCCGCGCGGAGGCCCTGGCGCTATTCACGACCGGCGCCGCCTGGTTCGTCCAGCAGGAGGATGAGATGGGGAAGATCGCACCGGGCCACCTCGCCGATTTCGCGCTGCTCGACAAGGACTATTTCACGGTTCCCGAAGACCAGATCAAGACCATCTCCTCGGTGCTGACCGTCGTGGACGGCCGGGTGGTCTTCGGCGCGCAGGCGTTTACCGGTCTCGCACCTCCACTGCCGCCCACGTTGCCCGTCTGGTCGCCGGTGAAGTACTTCGGCGGTCACCATCCGGTCAAGTGA
- a CDS encoding LysR family transcriptional regulator codes for MDIDDLMTFVELAEAGSLSAAARRLGVAKSIVSRRLARLESELGVQLLARTTRGAALTEAGILFREHAARAYAEIDTFREILQPDGDLRGRLRVAAPLSFGPTHFAPVFTEMARRHPHLHLQTVYSDRFVDLIGEGFDCAIRVGYLQDSNLVARRVGPIYGKLVASPAYIEMHGAPDNPDEVPDHPALMQGTETWQFMDGERVVTVRPQGRFKADNAVALVDAALAGLGIAWLPDGLTQEHVASGALVPLMTRYPLPTAGIYVIRPPSPHPSRKVRVLTELLIECFEEAPPPANFGR; via the coding sequence ATGGACATCGACGACCTGATGACGTTCGTGGAACTGGCCGAGGCAGGCAGCCTGTCAGCGGCGGCACGTCGGCTCGGTGTGGCCAAGTCGATCGTCAGCAGGCGGCTTGCGCGACTGGAGTCGGAACTTGGCGTACAACTCCTCGCACGTACGACGCGCGGCGCGGCGCTCACCGAGGCGGGCATCCTCTTCCGCGAGCATGCAGCACGGGCCTATGCCGAGATCGACACCTTCCGCGAGATCCTGCAACCCGACGGCGACCTGCGCGGCCGGCTGCGTGTTGCCGCCCCTCTGTCGTTCGGCCCTACCCATTTCGCACCGGTATTCACGGAAATGGCGCGACGACACCCGCACCTCCATCTGCAGACCGTCTACAGCGATCGATTCGTCGATCTGATCGGGGAGGGCTTCGATTGCGCCATACGGGTCGGATATCTGCAGGATTCCAACCTGGTGGCACGTCGTGTTGGACCCATCTACGGAAAGCTGGTCGCCAGCCCCGCCTATATCGAGATGCACGGCGCGCCGGACAACCCGGACGAGGTCCCCGACCATCCTGCCCTGATGCAGGGCACGGAGACGTGGCAGTTCATGGATGGCGAGCGGGTGGTCACGGTGCGTCCGCAAGGACGTTTCAAGGCCGACAATGCCGTCGCGCTGGTCGATGCGGCCTTGGCGGGCCTGGGCATCGCATGGCTGCCCGACGGCCTGACGCAGGAACATGTGGCCTCCGGTGCCCTGGTACCCCTGATGACGCGCTACCCATTGCCGACGGCGGGCATCTACGTGATCCGTCCGCCCAGTCCGCACCCTTCCCGCAAGGTGCGCGTGCTGACCGAGTTGCTGATCGAGTGCTTTGAAGAGGCGCCTCCTCCCGCGAACTTCGGCCGCTAG
- a CDS encoding alginate export family protein codes for MADDQVSTDVGRPVLQADRWREDWSSLAEPDKRTRALDGLKYISLSDSDPDRYLSFGLTLREIFESSDAPALGTVAASPSDAYGLHRAQVHADVRLGAGWQAFVQVEDVRAFDKKVVSSIDANALDLRLAFVGYSRPLGRGVLKVRVGRQDIAFDLQRFMSSRDGPNVRQSFDAVWAGWETARWRAYAMVSQPVAYRNREHFDDTSSGDVRFSGVRLERQVWGNGELTGYYALYQRKQAAYLEAVGEEDRQVVDVRFVGTRAPFDWDVEAMGQFGKVGRADISAWALGARLGYSSIGALGSPRIGLQFDVASGDRRAHDGRVETLYPLFPNGFYFSLGGHTGYANLIHLKPSVSIIPRADTTLTAGIGALWRQTTSDAVYTLPFIPVAGMAGRGGSWTGAYAQLRAERRFTPALSSSIEVVRYTVGAALRAAGAHDSDYVRLETKFAW; via the coding sequence ATGGCCGACGATCAGGTATCCACGGACGTGGGGCGGCCGGTGCTCCAGGCGGATCGTTGGCGGGAGGACTGGTCGTCCCTGGCCGAGCCGGACAAACGCACTCGTGCCTTGGATGGCCTGAAATACATCTCCCTCTCCGACAGCGATCCAGATCGCTATCTTTCGTTCGGGCTGACATTGCGGGAGATCTTCGAATCCAGCGACGCACCTGCCCTGGGTACCGTGGCCGCCAGTCCCAGCGACGCGTACGGGCTTCATCGCGCGCAGGTCCATGCGGACGTTCGCCTCGGCGCCGGCTGGCAGGCGTTCGTACAGGTCGAGGACGTCAGGGCGTTCGACAAGAAGGTCGTCAGCAGCATCGATGCGAATGCGCTGGACCTCAGGCTCGCCTTCGTCGGCTACAGCCGTCCGCTGGGCCGCGGCGTTCTGAAAGTGCGGGTCGGACGGCAGGACATCGCATTCGACCTGCAAAGGTTCATGTCCTCCCGCGACGGGCCCAACGTGCGCCAATCCTTCGACGCAGTCTGGGCAGGTTGGGAGACAGCGCGATGGCGAGCGTATGCCATGGTCAGCCAGCCGGTCGCATACAGGAATCGTGAGCATTTCGATGACACCTCGAGCGGCGATGTACGGTTTTCCGGCGTCCGTCTCGAGCGCCAGGTATGGGGCAACGGGGAGTTGACCGGGTATTACGCGCTGTATCAACGAAAGCAGGCCGCGTACCTCGAGGCCGTCGGTGAGGAGGACAGGCAAGTGGTCGATGTCCGCTTCGTCGGTACGCGGGCACCCTTCGATTGGGACGTGGAGGCCATGGGGCAGTTCGGCAAGGTGGGACGCGCGGACATCTCAGCGTGGGCGCTCGGTGCCCGTCTCGGCTATTCGTCTATCGGAGCGCTCGGCTCGCCCAGGATCGGCTTGCAGTTCGACGTGGCATCCGGTGATCGACGCGCCCACGATGGCCGTGTAGAGACCCTCTACCCGCTGTTCCCGAATGGCTTCTACTTCTCGCTGGGCGGGCATACCGGATACGCAAACCTGATCCACCTGAAGCCCTCTGTCTCGATCATTCCGAGGGCTGATACGACCCTCACGGCGGGCATCGGCGCTCTGTGGCGTCAAACCACGAGCGATGCCGTCTACACACTTCCCTTCATCCCGGTGGCGGGAATGGCTGGCCGGGGCGGCTCCTGGACCGGGGCATACGCGCAACTGAGGGCGGAGCGCCGGTTCACCCCGGCACTGTCGAGCTCGATCGAAGTGGTCAGGTACACCGTGGGCGCGGCGCTGCGCGCTGCGGGCGCGCACGACAGCGACTACGTGCGGCTGGAAACGAAATTTGCCTGGTGA
- a CDS encoding LysR family transcriptional regulator translates to MLDLNNVVIFVEVVRQGSFAAAARQLDVPANTLSRRVQQLEDRIGTRLMHRSTRQLSLTDAGKSFYERCVGQVDRLMDASREAMMGSEQACGLIRVGVPADFFDCFKMAWVAEFLAQHPHVRLDFVTSDGKSELISERIDVAFREGALEDSAYVGRELVAPSRMRLVASPRYLGAFGMPSSPEELQSHHAVSIPQAGGYVSWALTTNVQHAMRIRMPIRVSGNSVQTLRSAAVEGLGIALLPPPAVKAELETGRLVVVLEDHWSVGRGLSVLYPSRKHLPLAVSKFIDLAAARLSHAPPSTMFGGREALTLVR, encoded by the coding sequence ATGCTTGATCTGAACAACGTGGTGATATTCGTCGAGGTCGTGCGGCAAGGAAGTTTCGCTGCCGCTGCGAGACAGCTGGACGTGCCCGCCAATACGCTCAGCCGGCGCGTCCAGCAGCTCGAGGACCGCATCGGCACGCGACTGATGCATCGCTCCACGCGACAGCTGTCCCTGACCGATGCCGGGAAATCCTTCTACGAACGGTGTGTCGGCCAAGTGGACAGGCTGATGGATGCGAGCCGCGAAGCGATGATGGGTAGTGAGCAGGCGTGCGGCCTGATCAGGGTCGGCGTGCCGGCGGACTTCTTCGACTGTTTCAAGATGGCGTGGGTGGCGGAATTCCTGGCGCAGCACCCTCACGTGCGCCTGGACTTCGTAACGAGCGACGGCAAGTCGGAGCTCATCTCCGAGCGTATCGATGTGGCCTTTCGCGAGGGCGCGCTAGAGGACTCGGCCTATGTCGGGCGCGAGCTGGTGGCGCCAAGCCGGATGCGTCTGGTAGCCAGCCCGCGGTATCTGGGCGCATTCGGTATGCCGTCCAGCCCGGAGGAGCTGCAGAGCCATCACGCCGTGAGCATTCCGCAGGCCGGCGGCTACGTCAGCTGGGCCCTGACCACCAATGTGCAGCACGCCATGCGCATCCGGATGCCGATCCGCGTGAGCGGCAATTCCGTGCAGACCCTGCGAAGTGCGGCGGTGGAAGGCCTGGGGATCGCCCTGCTGCCGCCTCCAGCAGTCAAGGCCGAACTCGAAACCGGGCGTCTGGTGGTGGTGCTTGAAGATCACTGGAGCGTGGGCCGCGGGCTGAGCGTGCTGTATCCCAGCCGTAAGCATCTTCCGCTGGCGGTTTCAAAGTTCATCGACCTGGCGGCGGCGCGCCTTTCGCATGCGCCGCCCTCGACGATGTTCGGTGGCCGGGAGGCGTTAACGCTGGTCCGCTGA
- a CDS encoding pirin family protein has translation MHADDTTAANVIEDGMDAGPRKVVFRTRGSKHGPITRLVSPSDLGQVLKPFVFLDLFDTRDMTSFPKFGWHPHSGIATFTFLHEGEVAYSDSTGKSGILPEGGVEWMRAGNGVWHTGAPVGDAPKLGFQLWVALPPTEENASPESIYLDPCQVPQQGPARILLGSHDGVGSGIPAPGDMTYLGVTLRAGEEWTYLPNARHEVGWLAVATGALRAGEQVSAGELVVFVDSEQPIRITADEDTAFVIGSAARHPHDLWLGNYSVHSSRERLAQGETEIRRLGITLRDQGFFRSADQR, from the coding sequence ATGCATGCAGACGACACCACCGCCGCCAATGTGATCGAGGATGGGATGGACGCCGGCCCAAGAAAGGTCGTGTTCCGTACCCGCGGAAGCAAGCATGGGCCGATAACCCGGCTGGTAAGTCCCTCCGATCTAGGTCAGGTGCTCAAGCCGTTCGTGTTCCTGGATCTTTTCGACACGCGGGACATGACGTCATTTCCCAAGTTCGGTTGGCATCCGCATTCGGGCATTGCGACGTTTACCTTCCTCCACGAAGGCGAGGTCGCTTACTCGGACTCGACGGGCAAAAGCGGCATCCTCCCCGAAGGAGGCGTCGAATGGATGCGAGCGGGAAACGGCGTGTGGCATACCGGCGCCCCCGTGGGCGACGCTCCCAAGCTTGGCTTCCAGCTGTGGGTCGCGCTGCCACCGACGGAGGAAAACGCGTCACCGGAGAGCATCTACCTTGATCCCTGCCAGGTGCCACAGCAAGGACCCGCCCGGATTCTGCTCGGTTCGCATGACGGCGTAGGCAGTGGCATCCCGGCGCCGGGCGACATGACCTACCTCGGCGTCACGTTGCGCGCCGGCGAGGAGTGGACCTACCTGCCGAATGCCCGGCACGAGGTGGGCTGGCTTGCCGTCGCCACCGGAGCCTTGCGGGCCGGCGAACAGGTGAGCGCAGGCGAACTGGTCGTCTTTGTCGATTCGGAGCAGCCCATCCGGATCACCGCCGACGAAGACACGGCGTTCGTCATCGGGTCGGCAGCCCGTCATCCGCACGATCTGTGGCTAGGCAACTATTCCGTGCACAGCAGTCGAGAGCGACTGGCCCAGGGCGAGACCGAGATCCGCCGGCTCGGCATCACCTTGCGGGATCAGGGATTTTTCAGATCAGCGGACCAGCGTTAA